GAGCCGAAGACGACGGCGTCGGTGACGCTGTAGTTGTCCTCCAGGAGGCGGGGGGCCTCGGGCCAGTCGTCCTGCTCGAAGGTCTTCGCGTGGGCCTCCCACTCGGGCAGGTACCAGACGTTCCACTCGTCGAAGGAGAGGTTGATCCGCTTCTTCGACTTGAGCTTCGCCCCCACGTGGTCGGCGGTCGCGACGACGTTGTCGATGAAGGACTCCATGTCGACGGCGGAGGCCAGGAAGGAGTCGATGTCACCGTTCTCGGGCCAGTAGTAGGCGTGCAGCGAGATGTAGTCGACGAGGTCGTACGTCTCCTGAAGGACGGTCGCCTCCCACTCGGCGAACGTGGGCATGGACTGGCTGGAGGAACCGCAGGCGACGAGTTCCACGCCGGGGTCCATCTGGCGCATGGCCCGGGCCGTCTCGGCGGCGACCCGGCCGTACTCCTCGGCGGTCTTGTGGCCGGTCTGCCAGGGGCCGTCCATCTCGTTGCCCAGGCACCACAGTCTGATGCCGAAGGGGTCCTTGTCGCCGTGGGTGACGCGGAGGTCGGACAGGGCGGTGCCCTCGGTGTGGTTGGCGTACTCCTGGAGTTCGAGGGCTTCGGCGACGCCTCGGGTGCCGAGGTTGACGGCCATCATGGGTTCGGCCTGGGGGCCGATCTTGCGGAGGAAGTCGATGTACTCGGAGAGGCCGAAGCGGTTCGACTCCGTCGAGTGCCAGGCGAGGTCGAGGCGGCGTGGGCGTTCTTCGGCCGGGCCCACCGAGTCCTCCCACCTGTAGCCGGAGACGAAGTTGCCGCCGGGGTAGCGGACGGCGGTGACGCCGAGTTCGCGGACGAGGTCCAGGACGTCCCGGCGCAGGCCCTTGTCGTCGGCCGTGGGGTGGTCGGGTTCGAAGATGCCGGTGTAGACGCAGCGGCCGAGGTGTTCCACGAAGGAGCCGAAGAGGCGGGGGTTTACTTCGCCGACGGTGAAGGCGGGATCGAGGGTGAAGCGGGCCTTGTGCATGTTCGCCTTTCGGGGTGGGTGGTTCTGTTTCGGTGGCGGCTGCGGGTCGTGGGGGTTGTCCGCGCCCACGCGGCGGAGCCGCACATTGAGCACAGCCCCGCGCCCCTGAAAGAAGGGCGCTCATTGCCCTGCCAAGCCGGTGTGGGCCACGCCCGCCACGATCTGCCTCTGGAAGAAGACGAAGACGATGATCAGGGGCAGGCCCGCCATCAGGCCGCCGGCCATGAGCTGGGCCCACTGGATGCCGTAGGAGTTCATGACGGTCGCGATGCCGTTGGGCATGGTCATCAGGTCGGGGTTGTTGGTCACCATGTACGGCCAGAGGAAGTTGTTCCACGAGGCGATGAACGTGAAGATGCCGACCGCGGCGAGGGAGGGGCGGGAGAGCGGGAGGACGATGGTGAAGAACACGCGCCAGCGGCCCGCGCCGTCGATGAAGGCGGCTTCCTCCAGTTCGCGCGGGATGCCCTGGAAGAACTTGTAGAGGATGTAGACCATCGCGGCGGGTGCGCACTGCGGCAGGATCATGCCCCAGTAGGTGTCGACCATGCCCATCTGCTGGACGGTGGTGAACAGCGGCACGCCGAGGACGGCGGGCGAGATCATCAGGCCGGCCATGACCAGGCCCATCAGGGGTTTCTTGCCGCGGAACTCGGTGCGGGCGAAGCCGTATCCGGCGAGTGCGCTCACGAGCAGCACCACGGACGTCACACAGACGGAGACGACCACGGAGTTGACGAACCAGTTGGTGATGTTGCCGGTCTCGAAGAGGGCCTTCCAGGCCTGGCCCGTCCAGTCCTGCGGGAGCCAGTGCGGCGGGACCTCCACCGCCTCGGTCTCCGACTTGAGGGAGGTGAACAGGGCCCAGGCGAAGGGGGCCAGGAAGACGACGGAGACCGCGGTGCCGAGGAGGGTGAGCACGATCTGGCTGGGCGTCCACGGCTTGCGGGTCTTCACCGGTACGACGGTGGTCATCGGGCGGCCTCCTCACGGTTGCGCAGCAGCCACATCCGGGCGAGGGCGACGGCCGCGATGATCACAAAGAAGATGACGGAGATGGCGGAGGCGTAGCCCACGCGGTAGCTGGTGAAGCCTTCTTCGAGGGTGTACTGCACGAAGGTGCGGGTCGATCCCTCGGGCCCGGGGAGGAAGTCCATCATCACGACGGCCTGGTCGAAGACCTGGAGCGAGGCGAGGATCTGGAGGGCGACGACGAGGCCGGTGATGTTGCGCAGCATCGGCAGGGTGATGTGGACCATGCGGTGCCAGGCGTTCGCGCCGTCCAGCTTGGCGGCCTCGTAGAGGTGGCCGGGGATGCCCTGGAGCGCGGCCAGGTAGAGCAGGAAGCTGAAGCCGACCGTCCACCACAGGGTCTGGATGACGATGGCGAGCATCGCGTACGACTTGTCGGTCAGCCACGGCGTCTCGATGCCGACGACGTAGTTGATCATCCCTGTGCCGGGGTTGAAGAGCCACTGCCACAGGTTGGCCGCGACGGTGGACGGCAGTAGGAACGGGGCGAAGAAGCACAGCCGCCACAGCCACTTGCCGCGCTCGATGTGGTGGGCGAGCATCGCGAGGAGGAAGGCGAGGACCGTGATGCAGGGGACGACCAGGAGCGTGAAGTACGCGCTGTGGCCGAGGGAGTCCCACATCAGCGGGTCCTTGAGGGCCTCGCGGTAGTTGTCGAGGCCGACGAAGCTCGCGCCCTCGCCCGAGATGTTGGCGTCCGTGAAGCTGAGGTAGACGCCGCGCAGCAGCGGCCAGATCACGAAGAGCGTGAACAGGACGAGGAACGGGGCCACGAACCAGCCGCCGTGCTGTAACCCCTGCCGCCGGCGGAGGGTGGCGCTGTCGGCGGCGGTCTTCGCGCGGGCGGGAGCGGCGATGGTCTGGGCGCTGGTCGCCATCATGCGGCCGCACCTCCTTCTGCGGCTGTTCTGCCGTCCATGGGGTTCTTCATGGCGAGCAGTTGGGTGAGCGCGCCCTGCATCCGGCGGGCGGCGGTCTCCGGCTTGGTGGAGCCCATCGTCGAGGCGACGACGATCGGGCCGACGCGCTGGGCGAGGATGCCGGTGGAGCCCGCGAACCACACCTTCGGCTCGGTGGCCTGATGGTCCATGGCCGACACGTACTCGCTCTGCGGGTTCAGCGCCTTGTACGCGGCCGTGGAGAGGGTGGGGGTGTACGCCGGGATGTGGCCGCCGGCGGCCCACTGCCGGGCATGCCGGACGACGTAGGCGGCGAGCTGGTGGGCCGCCTCGTTGGTGGCGCCGCCGCGGTCGGACTGGTGCGGCAGGACGAAGGCGTGCGACTCGGCGTGGGTGGCCGGCTTGCCGAAGACGGGCGGCAGCGGGGTGGCGCCGTAGTCGACCTTGGCCCCGGAGTAGACCGGCACCGACCAGTTGCCCTCCCAGACGAAGGGAGAGCCGTTGACGAACTGTTCGGCGCCGGCGAGGCCCGCGAAGCGCGGGTTGGAGTACCCGTCGGTGATGTGCCGGCGCAGGAACTCCAGGACCTGGGTGGCCTTGCCGGTGTCGAAGGTGACCTCGGTGTTGGCCGCGTTGAACCAGGTGCCGCCGAGCTGGGTGTAGAAGGCGACGAAGAACCACCACTGGAAGTTCTGGTCGGTGGACCACATGCCGATGGTCTGGAGGCCCTTCTTGGTGGCCTTCTTGGCCTCCTTGAGGACGTCGAACCACTCGTCGGCGGAGGTGACGGGCACGATGCGGCCGTCGTCGCCGAGCAGCCCCGCCTTCTTCAGCACGTCCTTGCGGTAGAAGCAGAGCTGGACGTGGATGTCGAGCGGGAGGGCGTAGAGCTTGCCGTCGATGACGGCTCGCTTCCACAGCGCGGGGTTGAAGTCCGCTTCCCTTACGCCGTACTCGGCGAGCAGTTCCACGTCCCAGGGGTCCAGGAAGCGGCCGGGTGAGAAGCCGGTGACCCGGCCGAGGTGCATGACGCCGAGGTCGGGTGCGCGGTTGCCCGCGGCCGCCATGGCGAGCTTGGTGTAGAAGGGGCTGCCCCACTGGAGGGTGGAGTCCTTCACCGCGATGTCCGGGTTGGTCTTACGGAAGGCGTCCAGCATCGCGATCATGTTGTATCCGTCGCCGCCGCTGAAGAGGTTCCAGTAGCGCACGCGGGTGTCGGCGTCGGCGGCGAGTGCGTCGGCGCCCGTGCCGAGCGCGGCGAAACCGAAGCTGCTCGCGACGAAGAGTCCTCCGAGCCCGCCGAGAAGCTGCCTGCGATTCAGGTCAGGTCGTCCCATGCCCTGCCCTTGCTGTCGTGTTCGAAATATCGGTAGGTGCTCGTGACTTCGAACGGGACCGTAAGTTCGAAGCGCTTGCGCGTCAATGGTCGGCTCGGAACTTCGGTCACGACTTTCGGGCAGGAACGGTCGTTCTCCGTTGAACGACGGGCGCCCGATCCCATGACGCGAACACTTTCGGGCGCGTAGGCTCGGACGCGCGGCCAAGCCGTCGGCCGGCGGTGAGAAGGGGGAACGATGGGCATCGCGGGCGCGCGGATGAAAGCCGCCCGAGTCGCCGCCGCGCTATGGCGCTCGCGGCGTGGGCGCGCCATGCGCGGTCTGGCCGCCGAGCTCGCCGCCGCGGTCCGGGCGAGGAGGCAGGCCCCGGCCGACGTACGGTCGTTGTGCCGGGCGCTGTGCGAGGAGATGAGCGCGCGGCGGGGCGGGCGTCCTGTCGAGCTGCGTTTCGAGCGGTTCCCCGACGAGCTCGAAGTGACCGGGCTGTGGGTGGAGTTCCAGGACTTCGACCTGGTCATCGTCGAGGAGCGGGCCGAGGCGGTGCAGCAACTGGTCATCCTCGGGCACGAGCTGTGGCATCTGCACGCGGGGCACAGCCACGACCACGCCGCCGGTGCGGCGGCGGCCCACGCGTTCGCCGACCGGCCGGGGTGGGACGACGTCGCGCTGGCGGTGGCCGCCCGCAACGGCTCCCGGGAACGGAACGAGGCCGAGGCCGACGCCTTCGGGCACCGGCTGGCGGCGGGGTGCCGGGCGCTGCTGCCGGGCGGGCGCGGGCCGGAGGCACCCCTCGAACCCGTGCAGCGGTCGCTGTACTACCGGGGGCCGCGAGGAGGTGCGGCACTGTGACGACGGTGGCGCTGACCCCGGCCGAGTTCGTCAACCAGTTCTATCCGAACTTCTGGTGGATCCCCGCGGGGGTCCTGGCGGCCGCACTGGCTATCAAGCTGCCGAGCATCATCCGGCTCTGGAAGGACCCGATGCTGCGCGCGGTCGGCGGGCTGCTGCTGCTCGCCTGCGCGGTGTTCGTCTTCGTGGCGCCGTCGACGATCGCCCGGGTCAACCGGCTCACCGGCGTGGCGAACTTCTCCGGCCCCTGGGTCTACTCGCTGCTCACCGCGTTCTGCGCCTTCTGCCTGCTGCTGATCATCTCCTGGCGCAACGGCCTGTCCGACC
This region of Streptomyces caelestis genomic DNA includes:
- a CDS encoding extracellular solute-binding protein, encoding MGRPDLNRRQLLGGLGGLFVASSFGFAALGTGADALAADADTRVRYWNLFSGGDGYNMIAMLDAFRKTNPDIAVKDSTLQWGSPFYTKLAMAAAGNRAPDLGVMHLGRVTGFSPGRFLDPWDVELLAEYGVREADFNPALWKRAVIDGKLYALPLDIHVQLCFYRKDVLKKAGLLGDDGRIVPVTSADEWFDVLKEAKKATKKGLQTIGMWSTDQNFQWWFFVAFYTQLGGTWFNAANTEVTFDTGKATQVLEFLRRHITDGYSNPRFAGLAGAEQFVNGSPFVWEGNWSVPVYSGAKVDYGATPLPPVFGKPATHAESHAFVLPHQSDRGGATNEAAHQLAAYVVRHARQWAAGGHIPAYTPTLSTAAYKALNPQSEYVSAMDHQATEPKVWFAGSTGILAQRVGPIVVASTMGSTKPETAARRMQGALTQLLAMKNPMDGRTAAEGGAAA
- a CDS encoding toxin-antitoxin system, toxin component family protein; this translates as MGIAGARMKAARVAAALWRSRRGRAMRGLAAELAAAVRARRQAPADVRSLCRALCEEMSARRGGRPVELRFERFPDELEVTGLWVEFQDFDLVIVEERAEAVQQLVILGHELWHLHAGHSHDHAAGAAAAHAFADRPGWDDVALAVAARNGSRERNEAEADAFGHRLAAGCRALLPGGRGPEAPLEPVQRSLYYRGPRGGAAL
- a CDS encoding carbohydrate ABC transporter permease: MMATSAQTIAAPARAKTAADSATLRRRQGLQHGGWFVAPFLVLFTLFVIWPLLRGVYLSFTDANISGEGASFVGLDNYREALKDPLMWDSLGHSAYFTLLVVPCITVLAFLLAMLAHHIERGKWLWRLCFFAPFLLPSTVAANLWQWLFNPGTGMINYVVGIETPWLTDKSYAMLAIVIQTLWWTVGFSFLLYLAALQGIPGHLYEAAKLDGANAWHRMVHITLPMLRNITGLVVALQILASLQVFDQAVVMMDFLPGPEGSTRTFVQYTLEEGFTSYRVGYASAISVIFFVIIAAVALARMWLLRNREEAAR
- the arfA gene encoding arabinosylfuranosidase ArfA, which gives rise to MHKARFTLDPAFTVGEVNPRLFGSFVEHLGRCVYTGIFEPDHPTADDKGLRRDVLDLVRELGVTAVRYPGGNFVSGYRWEDSVGPAEERPRRLDLAWHSTESNRFGLSEYIDFLRKIGPQAEPMMAVNLGTRGVAEALELQEYANHTEGTALSDLRVTHGDKDPFGIRLWCLGNEMDGPWQTGHKTAEEYGRVAAETARAMRQMDPGVELVACGSSSQSMPTFAEWEATVLQETYDLVDYISLHAYYWPENGDIDSFLASAVDMESFIDNVVATADHVGAKLKSKKRINLSFDEWNVWYLPEWEAHAKTFEQDDWPEAPRLLEDNYSVTDAVVFGSLLIALLRHADRVTVACLAQLVNVIAPIMTEPGGPAWRQTTFFPFAQAARYGRGQVLDVRVDSPTYETKKFGETDLLHATAVRAEDGTVTVFAVNRSRTESLPLEVALNGLDLSSVVEHSALADADPDARNTLDDPERVAPHTVDGTALQDGTLSAVLEPLSWNVIRLA
- a CDS encoding carbohydrate ABC transporter permease; the encoded protein is MTTVVPVKTRKPWTPSQIVLTLLGTAVSVVFLAPFAWALFTSLKSETEAVEVPPHWLPQDWTGQAWKALFETGNITNWFVNSVVVSVCVTSVVLLVSALAGYGFARTEFRGKKPLMGLVMAGLMISPAVLGVPLFTTVQQMGMVDTYWGMILPQCAPAAMVYILYKFFQGIPRELEEAAFIDGAGRWRVFFTIVLPLSRPSLAAVGIFTFIASWNNFLWPYMVTNNPDLMTMPNGIATVMNSYGIQWAQLMAGGLMAGLPLIIVFVFFQRQIVAGVAHTGLAGQ